The following nucleotide sequence is from Penicillium digitatum chromosome 5, complete sequence.
ATTTTCACACACTACGAGAGTTTCCAAGAAGGATGAATTTTGTTTAAACGGTTGTGAGATTAGTCGGACCAAAAGTACATCAACATAAAACCGCCACAACTTGGGCAAATTCCGAATAAAGTGGGTATCAACCTGCCACGCAGGGGAATCGAACGCTCAAAACGCAACCACCATGCCCCAATATCGGAAAACGAACAAGTTAAATGCCCTGAAAAGAAGATGGAACCACACAGGACGCGAACAACTTCACAGTAGCATCAGAAATAAGTTCAAGATCAGCCGCGCATAGACCAACTCACAACCCAACAGCAATCAACAGCCACTAACTAGTGACTCGCTTGACCCAGAGATTGTTGCCATCGCCAGAGTTCTCCTTCTCGTCCAAGCGACGCCACGCTCGAGCAATCTTCATCCCAAGATCGTGCTCTTCTTTCTTGATATCCGCAATCTCGCCTTCGATGTCATTGATGCTTTTCTGGACCTCGGCTTTCGCAGCCAGATCATACGCAGCTGAGGTAGGCTGAATGGCCTtactcaattcagcgatcAACGTCTCCAAACTATATTTGCGCTGAGCAAGATTGTCCCTCTTGGTCTCCATTGCTTTGATGCGGCCCTGCGCGTCTAGTGGCACCTCGGGTGGGGGCGAAAGCGACCGCGCGGGCATCTGCCCGACAGGTTGTTCGACCTGGGATGGAGTGGGCTTTCGGGCGGGCTTGGTCGAAGTCGTCACGCCGGGTGGGACTGGGCGACGGCGGGCCATGATAGAGGATATCGATACATCGTCTGTCGATCGGGTTTCGAGCTGCAAACTCTCCCGCGGACTTGCATCTTGACTTCCGGGTTCGGTGGCTGTGTATGTAGTTGCACTGAAACGGCTCCTGGACTCATCACTCGTGAGCATCAGGTCGCCGAAATCGTTGTCGAAATGGAGTAGTGGCTTGTCCTCCTCCGGCAGGCGGATTGGCGCGTGCTCTGTTACCGGTCTTCGGGGAAATGACACTGGACCACCGGCGGTGATAGTGGTTACAGTTGTAGGAGCGAAGCTAAAGTTGTCGAGCTGGGGACTCATCTTTAGCGCACCGTTGCCGTTGCGCTTGCTGGAATGCTCCTCCAC
It contains:
- a CDS encoding GTP-binding protein rho2 domain protein; translation: MWSKRPFHKPKRLSISGPILNGNPPTTSDPVHDMVPQKLPALPDDLHSLQLDSIPGDHIQRPLDLSPTVSPILEAQSRASLSSFCVSPIRDEDHFPEDARQETRIPSSSPPIPQADYDGTPAHSRVQPVQPPQHYQDSRRFISGKLTRWDNFAAEPNDFGIASQVDTRNTSFYKASGAPAFGAPTSNRSQGFNPKKTLNAARHRISSFSKHEDLSQKVSRSRSTSRVFPVEEHSSKRNGNGALKMSPQLDNFSFAPTTVTTITAGGPVSFPRRPVTEHAPIRLPEEDKPLLHFDNDFGDLMLTSDESRSRFSATTYTATEPGSQDASPRESLQLETRSTDDVSISSIMARRRPVPPGVTTSTKPARKPTPSQVEQPVGQMPARSLSPPPEVPLDAQGRIKAMETKRDNLAQRKYSLETLIAELSKAIQPTSAAYDLAAKAEVQKSINDIEGEIADIKKEEHDLGMKIARAWLAVDCCWVLFASCVVPSSFQGI